From Paracoccus aminovorans, one genomic window encodes:
- the efeB gene encoding iron uptake transporter deferrochelatase/peroxidase subunit, protein MQDDAPRPVFRRQLLKGLGAAAGAFAALPALAQDQPPDQARNVDAAPHGQAEAAARRVPFHGPHQAGITTPRPANGILATFDLVLGTLDDFQRMLQLLTQRAEFLTAGGPVPQRDPKLPPADSGLLGPMVSPDNLTVTVALGDSLFERQPWLSGLKPARLQRMVQFRNDALDPALCHGDLSIQFCANLQDTCLYALRDVLKNLSEFLVLRWMVEGSVPPELPGPDGTTPSARNFLGFRDGSANPDATDAAAMDRIVWTGGKDEPEWAHGGSYQAVRIIRNLVERWDRTPLREQERIFGRMKHNGAPLDAPDSSERHTPDYAADPEGETTPMNAHIRLANPRTPDSQKNLMLRRPFNYSRGAMKNGQLDQGLLFIAWQADLEAGFIAVQEKLNGEPLEEYIKPIGGGYFFALPGVQPGDYLGSSLVNAARRS, encoded by the coding sequence ATGCAGGACGACGCGCCCCGCCCTGTCTTTCGCCGCCAGCTGCTGAAAGGGCTGGGCGCCGCCGCCGGCGCTTTCGCCGCCCTGCCCGCCCTGGCCCAGGACCAGCCGCCGGACCAGGCCCGCAACGTCGATGCCGCCCCGCATGGCCAGGCCGAGGCCGCGGCCCGGCGCGTGCCCTTCCACGGCCCCCACCAGGCCGGCATCACCACGCCCCGGCCCGCGAACGGCATCCTGGCCACCTTCGACCTGGTGCTGGGCACGCTCGACGATTTCCAGCGGATGCTGCAGCTGCTGACCCAGCGCGCCGAATTCCTGACCGCCGGCGGCCCGGTGCCGCAGCGCGACCCCAAGCTGCCGCCGGCCGATTCCGGCCTGCTGGGACCGATGGTCTCGCCCGACAACCTGACCGTCACCGTGGCCCTGGGGGATTCGCTGTTCGAGCGCCAGCCCTGGCTCTCCGGTCTGAAGCCGGCGCGGCTGCAGCGCATGGTTCAGTTCCGCAACGACGCGCTGGACCCCGCGCTGTGCCATGGCGACCTGTCGATCCAGTTCTGCGCCAACCTGCAGGACACCTGCCTTTATGCGCTGCGCGACGTCCTGAAGAACCTGTCGGAATTCCTGGTGCTGCGCTGGATGGTCGAGGGCTCGGTGCCCCCCGAACTGCCCGGCCCGGACGGCACCACCCCCAGCGCGCGCAATTTCCTGGGCTTCCGCGACGGCTCGGCCAACCCCGACGCCACCGACGCCGCGGCCATGGACCGCATCGTCTGGACCGGCGGCAAGGACGAGCCGGAATGGGCGCATGGCGGCAGCTACCAGGCGGTGCGCATCATCCGCAACCTGGTCGAGCGCTGGGACCGCACCCCGCTGCGCGAGCAGGAGCGGATCTTCGGCCGGATGAAGCACAATGGCGCGCCTCTGGACGCGCCGGACAGCAGCGAACGGCACACGCCCGATTACGCCGCCGATCCCGAGGGCGAGACTACGCCGATGAACGCGCATATCCGGCTGGCCAACCCGCGCACGCCCGACAGCCAGAAGAACCTGATGCTCCGCCGGCCGTTCAACTATTCGCGCGGCGCGATGAAGAACGGCCAGCTGGACCAGGGCCTGCTGTTCATCGCCTGGCAGGCCGATCTGGAAGCCGGCTTCATCGCCGTGCAGGAAAAGCTGAACGGCGAGCCGCTGGAAGAATACATCAAGCCGATCGGCGGCGGCTATTTCTTCGCCCTGCCCGGCGTGCAGCCGGGCGACTACCTCGGGTCAAGCCTCGTGAACGCAGCCAGGCGGAGTTGA
- the efeO gene encoding iron uptake system protein EfeO, with protein MSSSSTGIYLAIAGAAVLAAAGGAAFWYASQKNAGSPGTADQLVTVNATTCAPNAITVPGGRRSFEIVNASDRPIEWEILDGVMVVAERENIAPGFRATLEVQLQPGDYAITCGLLSNPRGTLTVTASDEASAAASEVTLRKFLGPLSEYRVYLVMQGNAAVKSAEALREAIAAGDLDAARAAWRQARLPYRRIEPLAYRFSDLEERIDPRAAYLEKREQDPAFTGYHRLEYGLFAQDSTDGLLPVADALVADLKELAQRLKQAPLDPGLLIEMPGESALQMAQAQVPEGENLYAGNDLQDFGASLEGIGKLAGLLRQVVAGVDPALDKVIDQDLQAVDARLAALRDRGFAGYGDVPRPEREQLSADLNRLSETLRKLQPAIGIN; from the coding sequence ATGAGTTCTTCCTCCACGGGCATCTACCTTGCCATCGCCGGCGCCGCGGTCCTGGCCGCGGCCGGCGGCGCCGCCTTCTGGTATGCGTCGCAGAAAAACGCCGGCAGCCCCGGCACCGCCGACCAGCTGGTCACCGTGAACGCCACCACCTGCGCGCCGAACGCCATCACCGTGCCCGGCGGCCGCCGCAGCTTCGAGATCGTGAACGCCTCGGACCGCCCCATCGAATGGGAGATCCTGGACGGCGTCATGGTCGTGGCAGAGCGCGAGAACATCGCCCCCGGCTTTCGCGCCACGCTGGAGGTGCAGCTGCAACCCGGCGACTATGCCATCACCTGCGGCCTGCTGTCGAACCCGCGCGGCACGCTGACCGTCACCGCCTCGGACGAGGCCAGCGCCGCCGCCTCGGAGGTCACGCTGCGCAAGTTCCTGGGCCCGCTGTCGGAATACCGCGTCTATCTGGTCATGCAGGGCAATGCCGCGGTGAAATCGGCCGAGGCGCTGCGCGAGGCCATCGCCGCGGGCGATCTCGACGCCGCCCGCGCGGCGTGGCGGCAGGCCCGCCTGCCCTATCGCCGGATCGAGCCGCTGGCCTATCGCTTCTCGGACCTGGAAGAGCGGATCGACCCGCGCGCGGCCTATCTGGAAAAGCGCGAGCAGGATCCGGCCTTCACCGGCTATCACCGGCTGGAATACGGGCTGTTCGCCCAGGACAGCACCGACGGCCTGCTGCCCGTCGCCGATGCGCTGGTCGCCGACCTGAAGGAACTGGCGCAGCGGTTGAAGCAGGCACCGCTGGACCCCGGCCTGCTGATCGAGATGCCGGGCGAAAGCGCGCTGCAGATGGCCCAGGCCCAGGTGCCCGAGGGCGAGAACCTGTATGCCGGCAACGACCTGCAGGATTTCGGCGCCAGCCTGGAAGGCATCGGCAAGCTGGCGGGGCTGTTGCGCCAGGTGGTGGCCGGCGTCGATCCGGCGCTGGACAAGGTGATCGACCAGGACCTGCAGGCGGTCGATGCCCGGCTGGCGGCGCTGCGCGACCGCGGTTTCGCCGGCTATGGCGACGTGCCCCGCCCCGAGCGCGAGCAGCTGTCCGCCGACCTGAACCGGCTTTCGGAAACGCTGCGCAAGCTGCAGCCCGCCATCGGGATCAACTGA
- the efeU gene encoding iron uptake transporter permease EfeU has protein sequence MLAPFLIMLREGLEAALIVGIIASYLRQTGRRGWLPAIWVGVFLAVALSLFAGAAIQLLASGFPQKTQELFEAMIGLIAVAVLTGMVFWMRRAARSIKAELHAGIDEALSHRGSAGTWALIGMVFLAVAREGLESVFFLLAIFQQSRDGAAPIGALLGVLVAVGAGWGLYAGALTLDLRRFFRWTGIFILLVAAGLLSGSVKALHEAGLWNGLQDRVYDLSRVLPETGPLGTVLSGLLGYREAPTLGEALVWAAFLAVTLILFLRPHSGALPARPQTAGRK, from the coding sequence ATGCTCGCTCCGTTTCTCATCATGCTGCGCGAGGGGCTGGAGGCCGCGCTGATCGTCGGGATCATCGCCAGCTACCTGCGCCAGACCGGCCGTCGGGGATGGCTGCCGGCGATCTGGGTGGGCGTGTTCCTGGCCGTCGCGCTGTCGCTGTTCGCCGGCGCCGCGATCCAGCTGCTGGCCAGCGGCTTTCCGCAAAAGACGCAGGAGCTGTTCGAGGCGATGATCGGCCTGATCGCGGTGGCGGTGCTGACCGGGATGGTGTTCTGGATGCGCCGCGCCGCGCGCTCGATCAAGGCCGAGCTGCATGCCGGCATCGACGAGGCGCTGTCGCACCGGGGCAGCGCCGGCACCTGGGCGCTGATCGGCATGGTGTTCCTGGCCGTCGCGCGCGAGGGGCTGGAATCGGTGTTCTTCCTGCTGGCGATCTTCCAGCAAAGCCGGGACGGCGCCGCGCCCATCGGCGCGCTTCTGGGGGTGCTGGTCGCGGTGGGCGCGGGCTGGGGGCTGTATGCCGGCGCATTGACGCTGGACCTGCGCCGCTTCTTCCGCTGGACCGGCATCTTCATCCTGCTGGTCGCGGCCGGGCTGCTGTCGGGCTCGGTCAAGGCGCTGCACGAGGCCGGGCTGTGGAACGGCTTGCAGGACCGGGTCTACGACCTCAGCCGCGTGCTGCCGGAAACCGGCCCCTTGGGCACGGTGCTGTCGGGCCTTCTGGGCTATCGCGAGGCGCCGACCCTGGGCGAGGCCCTGGTCTGGGCCGCCTTCCTGGCGGTGACGCTGATCCTTTTCCTCAGGCCGCATTCCGGCGCCCTGCCGGCACGGCCGCAGACTGCGGGACGTAAATGA
- a CDS encoding glutathione S-transferase family protein: MGRLVDGIWQDHWYDTETSGGRFQRTVTAWRNWITADGRPGPSGEGGFPAESGRYHLYVSYACPWAHRALIYRALKELTPHIGVSVVHPDMLSEGWTFATDFPGATGDRLYGLPFLRDLYLKANPRTSGQVTVPVLWDKTRATIVSNESAEIIRMLGSAFDAVTGNRDDYCPADLLERIDAMNERIYEPVNNGVYKAGFATTQAAYDEAVVPVFQTMDWLDAHLAQNRYLCGTRITEADWRLFTTMLRFDPVYHTHFKCNRKWLREYPNLWGWTRELYQWPGVAETVHFDHILRHYYRSHPTINPYGIIPINPLIDWDQPHGRG; encoded by the coding sequence ATGGGACGGTTGGTGGACGGCATCTGGCAGGACCACTGGTACGACACCGAAACCAGCGGCGGGCGCTTCCAGCGCACCGTAACGGCCTGGCGCAACTGGATCACCGCCGACGGCCGCCCCGGCCCCAGCGGCGAAGGCGGCTTTCCGGCCGAAAGCGGGCGCTATCACCTCTATGTCTCCTACGCCTGCCCCTGGGCGCATCGGGCGCTGATCTATCGGGCGCTGAAGGAACTGACGCCGCATATCGGCGTCTCGGTGGTGCATCCCGACATGCTGTCCGAGGGCTGGACCTTCGCGACCGATTTTCCCGGCGCGACCGGCGACCGGCTGTACGGCCTGCCCTTCCTGCGCGACCTCTATCTCAAGGCGAACCCCCGCACCTCGGGGCAGGTGACGGTACCGGTGCTGTGGGACAAGACCCGCGCCACCATCGTCAGCAACGAAAGCGCCGAGATCATCCGCATGTTGGGCAGCGCCTTCGACGCCGTCACCGGCAACCGCGACGACTATTGCCCGGCCGATCTGCTGGAGCGGATCGACGCCATGAACGAACGGATCTACGAGCCGGTGAACAACGGCGTCTACAAGGCCGGTTTCGCCACCACCCAGGCCGCCTATGACGAGGCGGTGGTGCCGGTGTTCCAGACCATGGACTGGCTCGACGCCCATCTGGCGCAGAACCGCTATCTGTGCGGCACCCGCATCACCGAGGCGGACTGGCGGCTGTTCACCACCATGCTGCGCTTCGATCCGGTCTATCACACGCATTTCAAGTGCAATCGCAAATGGCTGCGGGAATATCCGAACCTCTGGGGCTGGACGCGCGAGCTGTATCAATGGCCGGGCGTCGCCGAGACCGTGCATTTCGACCATATCCTGCGGCATTACTATCGCAGCCATCCCACCATAAACCCTTACGGCATCATCCCGATCAACCCGCTGATCGACTGGGACCAGCCGCACGGCCGCGGCTGA
- a CDS encoding TonB-dependent siderophore receptor, whose translation MVWKLSLAAGLLASGAVLPAFAQDRPLVLDEVVLTTAAETATGPVEGFVATRSATASKTDTPLLETPASVSVVSAADVAARGGVANVGQALAYVPGVSLSSSFGVTTDSDFSIRGFNSWGGNYLDGLKVGTGMTRAGQPTVEPYGMERFEVLRGPASVLYGQVTPGGMVNTVSKRPTFQDSRETMLRYGSYGQVQTGLDLNGANGDGTLGWRFVGYAQSGGTQMDDVQDDRIYLAPSLTWRPTDRTEITFLASWRQLRGQEWANEVDRAVLETVSPSFNPGEPGFDRRDSDQYAIGYELTHRFGDDLKLVQNLRFYRMDGTYHQVFAWNGSTGNPDRPYEVAREAYLQDMTVDVFDVDTRLQWNAQAGATRHTLLAGVDYSNIKTRMKTQWGAAAPLDFADPVRGLPIGPFDPVIRDDEWKRELGVYLQDSIEAGPWRATLGGRWSRTTNGEDASVAAWNYERKQKAFVGNAGLLYLTDTGFAPYVSYAQSFQPETGTDWQGRPFDPTEAEQYEVGVKYQPPGTDALLTVSAYRITQQNLLTTDPEHPDFSRQTGEVQVKGIDLEGRMRRGDWDLSLAWTWLDSEITSNEDGNQGNEYTVPRHTASVWADYAPQQGALAGFHIGGGLRYTGRSWGDDANTVRNDSLLEADLALGYDFGTRDPALDGLRLDLNARNLGAGKHTRCTAWGCYYNEQPSASMTLAWKF comes from the coding sequence ATGGTCTGGAAACTGTCGTTGGCTGCCGGGCTGCTGGCCTCGGGCGCCGTCCTTCCCGCCTTTGCCCAGGACCGTCCGCTGGTGCTGGACGAGGTCGTCCTGACCACCGCGGCCGAGACCGCCACCGGCCCGGTCGAGGGCTTCGTCGCCACGCGAAGCGCAACCGCCAGCAAGACCGACACCCCGCTGCTGGAAACCCCGGCCTCGGTCAGCGTGGTCAGCGCCGCCGACGTCGCGGCGCGCGGCGGCGTCGCCAATGTCGGGCAGGCCCTGGCCTATGTGCCCGGCGTCTCGCTCTCGTCCTCCTTCGGCGTCACCACCGACAGCGATTTCTCGATCCGCGGCTTCAACAGCTGGGGCGGGAACTACCTGGACGGGCTGAAGGTCGGCACCGGCATGACCCGCGCCGGCCAGCCCACGGTCGAGCCCTACGGCATGGAGCGGTTCGAGGTCCTGCGCGGCCCGGCCTCGGTGCTTTACGGGCAGGTGACGCCCGGCGGCATGGTCAACACCGTCAGCAAGCGCCCCACCTTCCAGGACAGCCGCGAGACGATGCTGCGCTATGGCAGCTACGGCCAGGTGCAGACCGGGCTGGACCTGAACGGCGCCAATGGCGACGGCACGCTGGGCTGGCGCTTCGTCGGCTATGCGCAGTCGGGCGGCACGCAGATGGACGATGTGCAGGACGACCGCATCTATCTGGCGCCCAGTCTGACCTGGCGGCCGACAGACCGGACCGAGATCACCTTCCTGGCCTCGTGGCGGCAGCTGCGCGGGCAGGAATGGGCCAATGAGGTGGACCGCGCGGTGCTGGAAACCGTGTCGCCGTCCTTCAACCCCGGCGAGCCGGGCTTCGACCGCCGCGATTCCGATCAATACGCCATCGGCTACGAGCTGACGCACCGCTTCGGCGACGACCTGAAGCTGGTGCAGAACCTGCGCTTCTATCGCATGGACGGCACCTATCATCAGGTCTTTGCCTGGAACGGCTCGACCGGCAACCCGGACCGGCCCTATGAGGTCGCGCGCGAGGCCTATCTTCAGGACATGACCGTCGACGTGTTCGACGTCGATACCCGGCTGCAATGGAACGCCCAGGCCGGGGCCACCCGCCACACGCTGCTGGCCGGGGTCGATTACTCGAACATCAAGACCCGGATGAAGACGCAATGGGGCGCCGCGGCGCCCCTCGACTTCGCCGATCCGGTGCGCGGGCTGCCCATCGGCCCCTTCGACCCGGTGATCCGCGACGACGAATGGAAGCGCGAGCTGGGCGTCTATCTGCAGGACAGCATCGAGGCCGGGCCGTGGCGCGCGACCCTGGGCGGGCGCTGGTCGCGGACCACGAACGGCGAGGACGCCAGCGTCGCCGCCTGGAACTACGAGCGCAAGCAGAAGGCTTTCGTCGGCAATGCCGGGCTGCTCTACCTGACCGATACCGGCTTCGCGCCCTATGTCAGCTATGCCCAGTCCTTCCAGCCCGAGACCGGCACCGACTGGCAGGGCCGCCCCTTCGACCCGACCGAGGCCGAGCAATACGAGGTCGGCGTGAAATACCAGCCGCCGGGGACCGACGCGTTGCTGACGGTGTCCGCCTATCGCATCACCCAGCAGAACCTGCTGACCACCGACCCCGAGCACCCGGATTTCTCGCGCCAGACCGGCGAGGTGCAGGTCAAGGGCATCGACCTGGAAGGCCGGATGCGGCGCGGCGACTGGGACCTGTCGCTGGCCTGGACCTGGCTGGATTCCGAGATCACCAGCAACGAGGACGGCAACCAGGGCAACGAATACACCGTGCCGCGCCATACCGCCTCGGTCTGGGCGGATTACGCGCCGCAGCAGGGGGCGCTGGCGGGTTTCCACATCGGCGGCGGCCTGCGCTACACCGGGCGGAGCTGGGGGGACGACGCCAATACCGTGCGCAACGACTCGCTTCTGGAGGCGGATCTGGCGCTGGGCTACGACTTCGGCACCCGCGATCCGGCGCTGGACGGGCTGCGGCTGGACCTGAACGCGCGCAACCTGGGCGCGGGCAAGCACACGCGCTGCACCGCCTGGGGCTGCTATTACAACGAACAGCCCTCGGCCAGCATGACCCTGGCCTGGAAGTTCTGA
- a CDS encoding ArsR/SmtB family transcription factor produces MIDETQSQRAPMDPEAMRSAAAEASEFLKSLGNPHRLMILCALNTGERSVGQLAEFLGIRDSTVSQHLALLRRDRIIAGRRDGQVIWYRIASEPARRMMAVLYDSFCAAP; encoded by the coding sequence ATGATCGACGAAACCCAATCGCAACGCGCGCCGATGGACCCCGAGGCGATGCGTTCGGCCGCCGCCGAGGCCAGCGAGTTCCTGAAGTCGCTGGGCAATCCGCATCGGCTGATGATCCTTTGCGCGCTGAACACGGGCGAGCGGTCGGTAGGCCAGCTGGCCGAGTTCCTGGGCATCCGCGACTCGACCGTCTCGCAGCACCTGGCGCTCTTGCGCCGCGACCGCATCATCGCCGGGCGGCGCGACGGGCAGGTGATCTGGTATCGCATCGCAAGCGAACCCGCCCGCCGGATGATGGCGGTGCTCTACGACAGTTTCTGCGCCGCGCCCTGA
- a CDS encoding SulP family inorganic anion transporter encodes MSRSGRLPALQWARGYDGGTLAADLLAAVIVTIMLIPQSLAYAMLAGLPPEAGLYASILPLVAYAAFGTSRVLAVGPVAVVSLMTASAVAPVAAQGLASPQAAAMTLALLSGAMLVGAGLFRLGFLANFLSHPVMSGFITASGLLIAAGQVKHILGIQAGGTTLAEIVPALLAQAGRVNGWTLAVGLGALAFLYAARRWARRGLTAAGLPGWLADMLARAAPILAIAVSILLARALDLGAKGVALVGSIPQGLPVPGLPALSIDLLAALAPAAALISVVGFVESVSVGQTLAARRRERIAPDQELVGLGAANIAAGLSGGFPVTGGFARSVVNEDAGARTPAAGIFTAIGIAGAALFLTPLLADLPQAVLAATIILAVLSLVDLRAVLRVLAYSRQDFAAMAATILVTLALGVEQGIGTGVALSLVMQLYRSARPHMAVVGQVPGTEHFRNVLRHEVVTWPEILSLRVDESLYFANSRFLEDRIAALVAEHPRLRHVVLMCPAVSDIDASALKSLEEINRRLAESGVRFHLSEVKGPVMDRLKRSDFLHHLSGQVFLSQHEAICRLRGAEAQGAAQKLS; translated from the coding sequence ATGAGCCGGTCGGGACGCCTGCCCGCGCTGCAATGGGCGCGGGGCTATGACGGCGGGACGCTGGCCGCCGACCTGCTGGCGGCGGTCATCGTCACCATCATGCTGATCCCGCAGAGCCTGGCCTATGCCATGCTGGCCGGCCTGCCGCCCGAGGCCGGGCTTTACGCCTCGATCCTGCCGCTGGTCGCCTATGCCGCCTTCGGCACCTCGCGGGTTCTGGCGGTCGGGCCGGTGGCGGTGGTGTCGCTGATGACGGCCTCGGCCGTCGCGCCGGTGGCGGCGCAGGGGCTGGCCAGCCCGCAGGCGGCGGCCATGACGCTGGCGCTGCTGTCGGGGGCGATGCTGGTCGGCGCAGGCCTGTTCCGGCTGGGATTCCTGGCGAATTTCCTCAGCCATCCGGTGATGTCGGGCTTCATCACCGCCTCGGGCCTGCTGATCGCGGCCGGTCAGGTCAAGCATATCCTGGGCATCCAGGCCGGCGGCACCACCCTGGCCGAGATCGTCCCGGCGCTGCTGGCGCAGGCCGGACGGGTCAACGGCTGGACCCTGGCGGTCGGCCTGGGCGCGCTGGCGTTTCTTTACGCCGCGCGCCGCTGGGCCCGGCGCGGACTGACCGCCGCCGGCCTGCCGGGCTGGCTGGCCGACATGCTGGCGCGGGCGGCGCCGATCCTGGCCATCGCGGTCTCGATCCTGCTGGCGCGGGCGCTTGACCTGGGCGCCAAGGGCGTGGCGCTGGTCGGCAGCATCCCGCAGGGCTTGCCGGTGCCCGGCCTGCCGGCGCTGTCTATCGACCTGCTGGCCGCGCTGGCGCCGGCGGCGGCGCTGATCTCGGTCGTGGGCTTCGTCGAGTCGGTCTCGGTCGGGCAGACGCTCGCCGCCCGGCGGCGCGAGCGCATCGCCCCCGACCAGGAGCTGGTCGGCCTGGGCGCCGCCAACATTGCCGCCGGGCTGAGCGGCGGCTTCCCGGTTACGGGCGGCTTCGCGCGTTCGGTGGTGAACGAGGATGCGGGCGCCCGCACCCCGGCGGCCGGCATCTTCACCGCCATCGGCATCGCCGGCGCGGCGCTGTTCCTGACGCCGCTGCTGGCCGATCTGCCGCAGGCGGTGCTGGCCGCGACCATCATCCTGGCGGTGCTGTCGCTGGTGGATCTGCGGGCCGTCCTGCGGGTGCTGGCCTATTCGCGGCAGGATTTCGCCGCCATGGCCGCGACCATTCTGGTCACGCTGGCGCTGGGGGTGGAACAGGGCATCGGCACCGGCGTCGCCCTGTCGCTGGTCATGCAGCTGTATCGCAGCGCGCGCCCGCATATGGCGGTGGTCGGGCAGGTGCCGGGGACCGAGCATTTCCGCAACGTCCTGCGCCACGAGGTCGTCACCTGGCCCGAGATCCTGTCCCTGCGCGTGGACGAAAGCCTATATTTCGCCAATTCCCGCTTCCTGGAGGATCGCATCGCCGCGCTGGTGGCCGAGCATCCGCGGCTGCGGCATGTGGTGCTGATGTGTCCCGCCGTCAGCGACATCGACGCCAGCGCGCTGAAAAGCCTGGAAGAGATCAACCGCCGCCTGGCCGAAAGCGGGGTGAGGTTCCATCTGTCCGAGGTCAAGGGGCCGGTGATGGACCGGCTCAAGCGCAGCGATTTCCTGCATCACCTGTCGGGCCAGGTGTTCCTGTCCCAGCACGAGGCGATCTGCCGGCTGCGCGGCGCCGAGGCTCAGGGCGCGGCGCAGAAACTGTCGTAG